GATACCAAGGTAGCACAAGCCCCGGTTCCACAGGCGAGCGTCGGTCCTGCGCCGCGTTCCCACACCCGCATATCTACATGCCTGCGATCCTTCACCGTTGCAAACTCCACATTCGTTTTGTTAGGGAACAACGGATGCACTTCCATTTTAGGTCCCCATGCGGCCAGATCAAAGCTCACGGCATCATCAACATAAATTACACAGTGTGGATTACCCATAGATACTGCAGTGAACCGGAAGCCGCTGCCTCCCACCTCTATAGGTTCATTCACAACTGGATTTGCATCAATTGTCGTCGGCACCTTAAGACCGTCAAGCTGAGGTTCTCCCATATCAACACGCACCGTCTCCACTTTGCCGTCCTTTACAGTCAGCTGAACGGGCTGTACGCCTGCCCCAATCGTACGAATCGTAATCTCTTCCCGGTCAATATGTCCTTTATCGTACACATATTTGGCAACACAGCGAATTGCATTACCGCATTGTTCAGCCTCTGTACCATCCGAATTAATGATGCGCATTTGGAAATCCGCAGTATCGGAAGGCAAAATAAATACAAGCCCATCTGCACCGATCCCAAAGAATCGATCGCACCATTTTATCGCCAGCTCAGCCGCGTTAGCGGGAAGCTCTTGTTCTCCATATACGACAACAAAGTCGTTACCCAGTCCATGCATTTTCGTAAATTCCATGACGTAACTCCGCTCCTTTTGGCACTCCAGATCGAAAGAACCATTCATGATAGCTATCATAAATAAGCTCATTCTCTCCAGCCAAGCTGTTTATCTCAAGTATCCTACTAAAATATGATAAGCATTTGACTTTTTCAGGATAGCATACCTCAAGGAGCGAAGGAAATCTACTTTATGCTGAAAACTTTGTATTTTTTGGTGTGTAGCCTCCGGTTGTCAATCTCCTACGGTTACGGCGTCCTCCCCATACACTGCCGATTCCAAGAAGGAATGTAGGAATTCCGGCAGCAACGATAACAAGCGCCCACTCTCTTAGATCAAGCGGTACAGTTTTGAAGATCGGCTGCAGTTGAGGCGTGTACATTACGATAAGCATCAGAATGACAGATGACAGAACCGCAAGAACCAAATATTTATTCTGCAGCGGATTGCGATGGAATATAGATCTTGAGCTTCGGCAGTCAAATACATGGATGAGCTGCGCCATGACAAGGGTTGCAAAAGCTACGGACTGGGCTTTAACAAGCTGCCCTTCACTATCGGGTGCGGCCTGTAACGTTAACCAGAATGCCCCCAGCGTACATAATCCGATCAGCACACCACGGCTAATAATCTTCCAGCCCAGTCTTCTTGCAAAAATGTTTTCTTTCGCAGAACGCGGTTTATGCTCCATTAGATCTTTCTCCGGCTGGTCGACTCCTAATGCCATCGCTGGCAGCCCGTCGGTCACAAGATTGACCCATAGAATCTGAATCGGCAACAGTGGCAGTGGTAGACCTGCCATCATGGCGAAGAACATCGTTAATATCTCTCCGACATTGGAAGCCAGCAAATAACGAATAAACTTTCTTATGTTCTCATATATATTTCGCCCTTCCTCAATAGCCGAAACAATGGTAGAGAAATTGTCATCACTTAGTATGAGAGCAGAGGCTTCCTTGGTTACATCCGTACCTGTGATCCCCATCGCAATCCCGATATCTGCGGCTTTGATCGCAGGCGCGTCATTAACACCATCTCCTGTCATAGCAACCACGTGGCCTTTGCGCTGAAGTGATTTTACGATCCTCAGCTTATGCTCCGGAGATACTCTTGCATAAACATAAGTCTGCTCGACTTCATTGTCCAGTTCATCATCACTTAGTGCAGCAAGATGCTGACCTGTTAGTACCTTGCCATCCCGTGGCAATATGCCAAGCTGATGCGCAATCGCCTCTGCTGTCATGGAATGGTCACCTGTAATCATGACTGTCTTGATTCCGGCTCTTCTGCAGGTTGCAATCGCATCGCGGACCTCCTTGCGTGGAGGATCAATCATCCCGGCTAGACCAACAAAGATCAGCTGGCTTTCCGCCTTATGCTCACTATCTACATGTTCTTCCGCCTTCACGTCACGATAGGCCATGCCCAGCACCCTCAAAGCCGAGCTCGCCATTCTCTCTCCCGCTGCTGTAACCCTCTGTCTCAGCGTTCCGGTGAACGGCACTACCTTGCCTTCCCACATGATGTAGGTACATTCTTGGATTAATACGTCCGGCGCACCTTTAGTAAAGATCAGCCTTCCGCCTTGATGCCTCATCATCACTGACATCAGCTTCCGTTCCGAGTCGAATGGAAACTCCTGCACACGCTCATATAAGCCAGACAGGCTTTGCGGTGATACTCCGGCTTTGGAGGCAAGCGTAACCAGTGCGCCTTCTGTCGGGTCCCCCTTCAGTCTCCACTCCGTCTCCTCCAGCAGCTTCTTGCCGCTTCGCACATCTTCCGCCTGAACCTCTTCGATCTGCGCATTGTTGCAGAGTGCACTGATCTGGAACAGTCTGCGAAGAGATTGATCGCTCTTCAGGTCCACAAGCTGGTCTTGATACGTAATTTGTCCGGAAGGATTGTAGCCTTCCCCGGACACCTTCAGATGACGTCCGCCCTGCCAGACATCTGTTACCGTCATTTTGTTCTGCGTCAGCGTTCCCGTCTTATCCGAGCAAATAACCGAAGCCGAGCCAAGTGTTTCGACTGAAGGAAGCTTCCGGACAATGGCCTTCCGTTTAATCATCCGCTGTACACCAAGCGCAAGGGCGATCGTTACAATCGCAGGCAGTCCTTCAGGAATTGCCGCTACGGCAAGACTCACCCCTGCCAGGAACATCCCTACTGCCGGTTGACCATGCAGAATACCTGCCACAACAACTAGAACGGTTAACACTAGAGCAACAATAATTAATATTTTCCCTAGCTGTTCAAGTCTGCGCTGCAAAGGTGTCTCCTGCGCTTCGGTATTCTGAATTAGATCAGCAATTTTACCCATCTCGGTATCCATGCCGATGCGAATTACGATCCCCTTCGCTGTTCCTCTGGTCACCATCGTGCCCATGAACCCGATATTCTTCTGATCACCGAGTGGAATTTCCTCTTGCTGAATGATTCTGCTGTGCTTACTAACCGGCACAGATTCTCCCGTGAGCGCAGATTCTTCAACATCACAGTTGCTGGCTGCAACAAACCGAATATCGGCCGGAACGCGATCTCCGCTCTCCAGCATGATAATATCTCCCTGAACCAAATTTTTGGCCGGTATTTGCAGCACCTTGCCGCCCCGCAGCACCTTAGAAGTCGGAGCAGACAATTTCTTCAGCGCGCTGAGCGATCGTTCGGCACGAAACTCCTGTACAAACCCAAGGATTCCATTCAGCAGAATAATCGCGATAATGGTGATCGCATCCAGATATTCGCCCAGCAGCCCGGATACTAGTGTGGCCCCAACCAGGACAAGCACCATAAAATCCTTGAATTGATTCAGGAAAAGGGTGATCGGTGAGATTCCTTTCCCTTCGGACAGCTCGTTAGCTCCTGATTTTTTTTGTCTTTCTTCCGCTTCGGCTTCTGTCAGACCTATCTGCGGGTCCACATCCAGGCTGGCCCCAAGATCCTCTATGCTCATCTGATGCCAATTCTTATGCTCCATCACGTGCAGTTTCCCCTCCCGGTCTATAGTCCTGTGCCTGTCCAGTGTCATGACGTGCCCAAGTCAAAATAGGATTCAGGTTCTTCAGTAAGCACCGTCAATATTGCCGGACAAACTACTAACATTACTGTATTCGGACAAGGACTGAATTATCACATCTAAAGAGCTCTTAAGTTTTTGTCAAAACTATGGCATGATAGTAAGAAGTGAATCTAGCCGTACTCGGCTACGAATCAAAGCTTAAGATGGGAGAACACTAAAATTATGGCACTAGACGGAATCGTCGTCCGCGCTATTGTAGACGAGCTGCAAGCCTGTGTTGGCGGACGCATCAATAAAATACATCAACCTAATACGCATGATATCGTGATCAGCCTTCGAGCAGGCCGGGAGAATGCCAAGCTGCTGCTGTCAGCAAGCCCTACCTATCCGCGGGTTCATTTTACAGAGCAAACCTTCATTAATCCGACGGAAGCACCCATGTTCTGTATGCTGCTGCGCAAGCACTGTGAGAGCGGGATTATTGAGAAGATCAGTCAGGTCGGTATGGAAAGAATTATTCACATCGACGTAAGGCAGCGAGACGAGCTGGGGGATGTATCTGTAAAACGGATCATTATCGAGCTGATGGGACGACACAGCAATATTATTTTGCTGGATCCTTCAACAGGTACCATGATGGATGGTATTCATCACGTCACTCCGGCGATTAGCAGCTATCGGGTGATCATGCCCGGATTTTCTTATACCGAGCCGCCTCAGCAGAACAAGCATCATCCATTAATGGCCGACTCATCCGTATTTGAAGCCTATACAGCCTATGAAGGGACAGCTGCTAAGTGGCTCGTCGATACCTTCAGCGGTATAAGTCCGCTAATTGCTGAGGAAATCGTATATCGAGCCCAGCTTAGCGGAGAGCCGAAGTCTGAGGCAATGCCGAGGTTGATCCAGGCCTTCAATGAGGTGATGAGCCTTGTATCTTCGGATGAGTTCAGTCCTGTGATCGGTCAAAATCCGAAGGGGAAAATGGTGTTCTCAGCCATTCCTCTTACACATCTGAGCGAAGAGCTCACCCCATTCTCTTCCATCAGCAAATGCATGGAGGCGTATTACGGCGAGAAGGCTGAACGGGACGCAGTCAAACAGAAAGTAAGCGACCTGCTCCGCTTTTTGCAGAACGAGCGCAACAAAAATGTGAAGAAGCTGGACCACTTGCAGAAGGATCTTGCCGAAGCTGATGATGCAGATCAATATCGAATCTACGGAGAGCTTCTATTCGCATCGCTGTATGCGATCCAGAAGGGGGACAAGGAAGCTGTGCTTCCCAACTTCTATGATGAGGAGCAGAAGGAAGTAAGAATTCCGCTGGATCCGCTTCTTACACCATCGGACAACGCACAGCGCTACTTCAAGAAGTACAACAAATACAAGAACAGCCTGCAGATCATCGAGGATCAGCTGAAGAAGACTCGTGAAGAGATTGATTATATGGACAATCTGCTGCAGCAGCTGTCCATCGCCTCCATGAGCGATATTGAGGAAATTCGCGAGGAACTAGTGTCTCAGGGATACTTACGGGATCGCAGCAAAAAAGGCTCGAAGAAAAAGAAGAAAA
This sequence is a window from Paenibacillus urinalis. Protein-coding genes within it:
- a CDS encoding calcium-translocating P-type ATPase, SERCA-type; amino-acid sequence: MEHKNWHQMSIEDLGASLDVDPQIGLTEAEAEERQKKSGANELSEGKGISPITLFLNQFKDFMVLVLVGATLVSGLLGEYLDAITIIAIILLNGILGFVQEFRAERSLSALKKLSAPTSKVLRGGKVLQIPAKNLVQGDIIMLESGDRVPADIRFVAASNCDVEESALTGESVPVSKHSRIIQQEEIPLGDQKNIGFMGTMVTRGTAKGIVIRIGMDTEMGKIADLIQNTEAQETPLQRRLEQLGKILIIVALVLTVLVVVAGILHGQPAVGMFLAGVSLAVAAIPEGLPAIVTIALALGVQRMIKRKAIVRKLPSVETLGSASVICSDKTGTLTQNKMTVTDVWQGGRHLKVSGEGYNPSGQITYQDQLVDLKSDQSLRRLFQISALCNNAQIEEVQAEDVRSGKKLLEETEWRLKGDPTEGALVTLASKAGVSPQSLSGLYERVQEFPFDSERKLMSVMMRHQGGRLIFTKGAPDVLIQECTYIMWEGKVVPFTGTLRQRVTAAGERMASSALRVLGMAYRDVKAEEHVDSEHKAESQLIFVGLAGMIDPPRKEVRDAIATCRRAGIKTVMITGDHSMTAEAIAHQLGILPRDGKVLTGQHLAALSDDELDNEVEQTYVYARVSPEHKLRIVKSLQRKGHVVAMTGDGVNDAPAIKAADIGIAMGITGTDVTKEASALILSDDNFSTIVSAIEEGRNIYENIRKFIRYLLASNVGEILTMFFAMMAGLPLPLLPIQILWVNLVTDGLPAMALGVDQPEKDLMEHKPRSAKENIFARRLGWKIISRGVLIGLCTLGAFWLTLQAAPDSEGQLVKAQSVAFATLVMAQLIHVFDCRSSRSIFHRNPLQNKYLVLAVLSSVILMLIVMYTPQLQPIFKTVPLDLREWALVIVAAGIPTFLLGIGSVWGGRRNRRRLTTGGYTPKNTKFSA
- a CDS encoding Rqc2 family fibronectin-binding protein translates to MALDGIVVRAIVDELQACVGGRINKIHQPNTHDIVISLRAGRENAKLLLSASPTYPRVHFTEQTFINPTEAPMFCMLLRKHCESGIIEKISQVGMERIIHIDVRQRDELGDVSVKRIIIELMGRHSNIILLDPSTGTMMDGIHHVTPAISSYRVIMPGFSYTEPPQQNKHHPLMADSSVFEAYTAYEGTAAKWLVDTFSGISPLIAEEIVYRAQLSGEPKSEAMPRLIQAFNEVMSLVSSDEFSPVIGQNPKGKMVFSAIPLTHLSEELTPFSSISKCMEAYYGEKAERDAVKQKVSDLLRFLQNERNKNVKKLDHLQKDLAEADDADQYRIYGELLFASLYAIQKGDKEAVLPNFYDEEQKEVRIPLDPLLTPSDNAQRYFKKYNKYKNSLQIIEDQLKKTREEIDYMDNLLQQLSIASMSDIEEIREELVSQGYLRDRSKKGSKKKKKNNLPTLHVFTSSEGIEICVGKNNLQNEYLTNRLASSGDTWLHTKDIPGSHVVIRSSSFGEETLEEAAQLAAYYSQAKESSSVPVDYTLVRHVKKPNGAKPGFVIYDNQKTLFVTPDEERIKQLPSTIKNGS
- the dapF gene encoding diaminopimelate epimerase, yielding MEFTKMHGLGNDFVVVYGEQELPANAAELAIKWCDRFFGIGADGLVFILPSDTADFQMRIINSDGTEAEQCGNAIRCVAKYVYDKGHIDREEITIRTIGAGVQPVQLTVKDGKVETVRVDMGEPQLDGLKVPTTIDANPVVNEPIEVGGSGFRFTAVSMGNPHCVIYVDDAVSFDLAAWGPKMEVHPLFPNKTNVEFATVKDRRHVDMRVWERGAGPTLACGTGACATLVSSVLNDVTDREAWISLKGGDLYIEWSEEDNHVYMSGPAEIVYTGTTN